GGTGTCATACTCACAAAGACCAGCACACTCATGGCTTAAATATTTTATACTATTCAAACTGTGAGGCTTACCTTTCCTCTAACCATAATAGGCTTTTTCCTCTTTCTTGCAGTCTTTGCGGACTTTATTGCACCCTATCCTTACGACCTTCAAAACAGAACCGCACCCTTCCATCCTCCCACAAGGATACACCTCTTCAAAGATGGAAGTCCTACCTTTCCCTACGTGCACCCTTACAGAATGACAGACCCTCTCTTTAAGGTATACGAGGAAGACAAAAATGTTGCCTGCAAGCTAAGATTTTTCGGAAAAACAGAATACGGATATAAGCTCCTCTCTGTGGAAGAGCCATGTCATATATACCTCTTGGGCACTGACAAGCTGGGTAGAGACATTTTCAGTAGACTTGTATACGGCTCAAGAGTTTCCTTGACAATAGGTCTTGTGGGCGTGAGCATAACCTTCCTTCTCGGCAGTCTAATAGGTGGCATTTCTGGATACTTCGGCGGAAAAGTGGACACTCTTATAATGAGGCTTGTTGAGGTGCTTTTGGCAATACCTACCTTTTACCTTATGCTCTCCCTTAGGTCTGTTTTCCCTCTCACTATGGAAAGCTTTCATGTTTTTCTTATGGTTATTTTTATCCTTTCCTTTCTTGGATGGGCTGGACTTGCAAGGGTTGTAAGGGGTATGGTGCTCTCCATAAGGGAGAAGGAGTTTGTCCAATCCGCAAAAACTTATGGTGCGGGCACGCTTAGAATATTAAGAGTCCACATCTTGCCAAATGCCTACTACTATCTTATAGTTTCCGCAACTCTTTCTTTCCCGGGATACATACTGGCGGAAGCCTCTTTGAGCTTTCTGGGTCTGGGCATTCAAGAACCCTTTCCAAGCTGGGGCAACATGCTCTCTGATGCAAGAAATGTAAACCTCGTGGTAGCACATCCATGGATACTCTCTCCGGGTATTGCACTTTTTCTCCTTGTTATAGCCTTTAACCTTCTTGGAGATAATCTCCTAAGGAGTGGCAAAAAATGAAGGACGTGCTCTGCAAAGTGGTGGAAAATCGCAATGTAAGGGGAAGACTGTTTCTTCTTGAGCTCCATGCACCAGAAATCGCAAAGTCCGTTAAGGCTGGGCAGTTTGTGATGCTTAGGGTTTCCAAGAGCCTTGACCCTATGGGAAGGAGAGCCTTCGCGGTTGCAGATGTAAGGGGTGAAAATATCCTTATCTTCTACGACCTCTTAGGGAGAGGGACAAGGCTGTTGTCTAAAATAAAGGAGGGAGAAGAGATTTGGACCTTTGGTCCTCTTGGTAAAGGGCTTTTCTCTGAAGAAGGCGAAAAGCATCTACTTCTTGGTGGTGGTGTGGGGCTTG
Above is a window of Aquificaceae bacterium DNA encoding:
- a CDS encoding ABC transporter permease, which translates into the protein MRLTFPLTIIGFFLFLAVFADFIAPYPYDLQNRTAPFHPPTRIHLFKDGSPTFPYVHPYRMTDPLFKVYEEDKNVACKLRFFGKTEYGYKLLSVEEPCHIYLLGTDKLGRDIFSRLVYGSRVSLTIGLVGVSITFLLGSLIGGISGYFGGKVDTLIMRLVEVLLAIPTFYLMLSLRSVFPLTMESFHVFLMVIFILSFLGWAGLARVVRGMVLSIREKEFVQSAKTYGAGTLRILRVHILPNAYYYLIVSATLSFPGYILAEASLSFLGLGIQEPFPSWGNMLSDARNVNLVVAHPWILSPGIALFLLVIAFNLLGDNLLRSGKK